The nucleotide window atcatacacgcaaatgtatatgatcaagatcaaggactcacgggaagatatcacaacacaactgtagacacaaattaaaataatacaagctttatattacaagccaggggcctcgagggctcgaatacatcaGCTTGAATACaaacgagtcagcggaagcaacaatatctgagtacatacataagttaaacaagtttgccttaagaaggcctgcacaaaagcatctacgattgaaaaggcaaggcctcctgcctgggagcctcataactactcctggttgtcgacggtctccacgtagtagtaggcatcgaCGGTGGCATCCGGCTCCTGGGCTCCGACATCTGGTTGCATCAAccggaaagaagaagaaagggggaaaagggggagcaaagcaaccgtgagtactcaaccaaagtactcgcaagcaatgatctacactacatatgcatcggtatcaatgaaatgggctgtatctgtggactggactgcagaatgccagaagagaagggaaagcctagcctatcgaagactagcatcttcaagcagctccaagcatcttgcagcatcagaagagataagagtagcataaagtaaagtagtagtagtgttaacaacctcggccagagatcctttctctgactccctgcgagaaagcaatcccaaagccatactatccagttatcacctCAAGTATGTAGTTCTAGTTGtgtcgatcgggatacaactccaagtgtccgttaccataggacaggctatcgatagatgttttcttccctgcaggggtgcaccaacttacccaccacgctcgattaactccggccggacacactttcctgggtcatgcccggcctcggccaaacaatacgccgcaacccgacctaggcttaatagagaggtcagcacgccggactaaacctatgcccccaggggtcatgggccatctccccggaaactcctgcacgttgcgtacgcggccggtgagcaggcctagctacctccttcaaaaaggcaggtgcttaccagtccaacccggcgcgcgccgctcagttgTTGACgactattaagcttcggctgatgcatacgacacagaacgcccatacaatgcccatgtgatggttagtgctatcaggccagaggcccctcggatcaaatatccaaaccgttagtgtgttggtagtgcggtcacgagcagagactcacgaaagatgtgacctcGTCGCctcgtctcgagtacttgcggcaagggctaagaatgcccggccacgcctcgtaagtatctcgcgggcaccttccaggtcaacccgactccacctcactcgctattaagctcgcgcgggtacccctcagggccgacccgtctttagtaacatggttcagtgtaaagttatagtaaccatagtaactgtgtgtctaacaccaaggggaaaacccgaggaatcaccctcggtgaattccactcgatgtaatcatcaaggtgaacgtaagaggatccaccctcgaggttcacacttgaggggttgcacgacagagccgtatcggaagtggttaaggaggaaatcaccctcgatgaccacgaccggatagctacactacagagatctcatcaggagtgatgtatgaggttccaccctcggcactcgatggtaattCTGCAaagtcgagcaacaaaaggggaaagtgatgtgcggtgtctgggcctggacgtcgatcacattgatcgagtcatcgaacacaAAGcagggcaactgggacaaggtgggggtcactgatggatctctaaccaacctatactaagcagtttagaataagcaggtaaggtatgaaagcaggtaacaaaaacaggctatgcatcagagtaggattatacataaagcagtagcagttctaatgcaagcatgagagggaaagaaataggcgatatcggaatgctcaagggggggggggttgcttgtctggaagctctgctgaaacGGAAGAAGGGTCGTCGGAGACGTAGTCGATCGCAGGGgcaacatcggtctcggggtctaccggagagaagagggggggggggagaaacagtaaatacatagcaagcaagtaCATAACAGGACAATAGGCAGAGTTAGACGTGTTCTAACGCGGTGCTACACGTTACCGGCAAAGGGGATAACATCTGggcattttcggacagacgaaccggagggggaaaattcgatgtttgctatgctaggaatatgtgacagatgaacggaccgTGTAGTCGGATTTGTCTCGTTGTTCTAAGCAACTTtgatgtacaaagtattttcatccgagttacggtttattttctatgatttttcgaAGTTTAAACAAATATTATGAAATTCCTGAAGATTGGCTAAGTCTAAGAACTGCTCGGTTTTTGAACATTACTTAGCTGTTTTTCGGAGGCTATAGCTGTTGTTCTGTACATCCTATGATCTTGTGCCTTACATCAATTATGAGCATTTTTCTGAGATCTACATGTTAGTAACACCTTCCTCCATATTAGAGTTCATTTGCTTGATCATCAACAGCTCTAAAGTAGCTATTATTATAAAGCTGTTTTTCAGTTTTCCAGCTAACAGAACTTACCATTTTGTGAATTTTATAGGATTTAATCCGCGCATCAAATGGATTTGGTCCAGTGGGGTATATTGAAGTTTGTCAAGTGTACTTCCTTCACATATTATTTTTACTCATGTTAACAATTGTTTTGCCGGAGTTTGAGGGCTATCTAGAGGGTTAACCATCGTAGAATTAGAAAAGCTAGCTAGCGCTACAGTAACTTTCAGTTACTGTAGCTGCAGCAGTACAGGCAGAGCAGCGACAGTAGGCAGCGAGCAGCATCGGCAATGGGGAAGCAGGGGCAGCGCAACGGCGTGGCGCAGGCGCGGCGAGGCTGGCCGAAGGCGGGCGAGGCCGGAGCCACGCACACACTGCACGCACCATACACACAGCGTACACCACACACGGCTCATGGCCATGGACATGGCCATGGCCATCTGCAACAGCAGCAACAGGCGGGAGCGGCGGCCGGGTCGCGTGGGTGCGGCCACGACCCACGAGCAGGGGCGCGCGGGCCAGCGCGGCTGCGGCCAACGGTGAGCGGAGACAGACGGGCGCATGGGCGGTCGGGGCGAGGTCAGGGTGTGGTCAGCGCGCACACGCACGGGGAGCGGAGCTCTCGTCATGGCGGCGAGCGGCGGAGCGGACGCCAAAGTTCGGCGTTGGTGGTTACGGCGATGTGGGGGCATGTCAAGCGACGCGGGGAGCGGGGTTGGGCTCCTACGAGCTTGGGCGCGAGCTCGGGCTACGGTGGTCACGGCGGCGAGCTCGTCTACGGCAATGAGTACGGCCATGACGTGGTCAACGACTACGAGCGCGGAGATGGGCAAGGGAGTAAGGGGAGAAGGAGTGGAGCTCACAACGCCCCTGCAGATGTGCAAAGCGGGCTTGGGGGAGGCTCGGTGTGGGCAGACGGCGGCGGATCGAGCGGCAGGGTTGCGGTGGCCGTGGCGTGGAAGACGGTCGCGGGTGTCGTCGTTCAGGCGTCTTGGCTCCGATCCAGCGATGAAGACGATGAAGGCGGAAGCTGCGGCTCTCCTGGACATCCTCCGGTGGCACGGAAGCTCGATGGCCACGATGATGGCGAAGGCGATGGCGACGACGTCTCGGGCACGTGCGAGGTGGACGGAGCAGAGCGTGGGAAAGAGGAAGAAAAGATCTTGGGAGTCCAGAGCGTCGGTGCTGGTCTTCTTATCCCCTCCAGGCGCCCTGTAGCGACACGATGGCGAGAGGGTGTGGCGGGAACGACGTCCTGGCTCGGGCGTCATGGACAGCTGGAGGGAGAGGTTGGGGGCGACCTGGGAGCGGGCTGGGCCGGCACTGTCGCTGAGCAGGCCTAATTGCACAGTAGCTTTAGTCCTTGTCTTTTCCCTTTCCTGCTATAATTCTCAGGCACTGTTTTGCATTTCCTTTTAGTACCAAATGAGTTTTGTTTTGAACAAAACTTGGCACATAAATCTAACACAAAACCTTGATATGGAACAAAAAGATTTGGGGTCAAAAGGAGTTGTCTAActctttttttttgaaattgaaaAAGCCAAAATAATTGATGTTGGACCACTAAATTAATTCCCATGGGCATCTCGGGAATTTAACAGAGGTTGTTTCAACATGACAATGATCAGGGGAATTTATAGGATAAggtgaacattttagttttactGATTGAAGAAATAAATATTTGATTGgcattttaaatttgaatttgtgtTTGGTTTGAAACAGAGTGAGGATTAGCAACTTAATTATGACgacatggcatcattaggcaAGATATTATTGTAGCATGATACTGGGGTTGTTACAGGGCTTCTCCTCGGCTGTTCCCAACAAGTTGAGGAAGAAACCATAGATGTGGGCCGAGATCTCGGCCTGACTAACCAACAGCCCTTGATCGGATTGAAGTCTCAAAATCGAGCACTTCCGTTTACTTCCGTTTATGGCCGTTGGCAAAGGCGTGGAAATATCCCGTATTCGCGTTGTCCTTGGTGATCCACTTGATGCCGCCCCTACGGCGCCAGTATTCCTCCTCCCTAAGGATAGCAAGCACCTGGTTTTCAAGAGTGTAACGGTTGGCCCATTCCGCTTCCAAGAAGGGTCTGGTATCAGCTTGAGCGTCTAGGGCTTTAATTTCGGCGATAATAGCATCCCTAGCGTGCTTCGCGTCACTCCCGTGGTTTGCACCCCACCCACGGAGGAAACCACGGAGGGCACCGGCCTCGAAATCCAAGTGTCAAGAGGACCCCTGGAGCGGCCGACCGCAGCTCTTGCACGCTCCCAGCGCGCAATGAGCAAGGGGCCGAAGCCCTCAACCTCAAACCACCCTGTTTCAAAGTAGAAACGAGGGCTGCGCTTGATCCGGTCCTCCCTCGAGGCCAAAATCAGCGGCACGTGGTCCGACCCAATGCGCGTTTCTGCCACCAACGTACACATGGGGAAGAGCACTTCCCAATCGGAGGTCACAAAGACACGATCGAGAACACTACGCACCAGGAGAGTTGTTTGTTGGTCCACGTAAATCTAGCACCTGTCCTAGCAATCTCCCGCAGGGCACATGCCACGATAGTATTATTTAACAAGTTCACTCTAGGCCAGTCGATATCGTGGTTGTTCTTATCCGCTCCCGAGCGAGTAAGGTTAAAATCGCCCCCAAGGACGATGGGGATATTGGCGGCTTGTTTGGCCCCAACCAAACTTTGGATTTCACCCAAGAAACAAAGGAAATCCTGTGTTTGATCGTGactgaaatgaaaaaaaataccCGCATCCCAGCTTACAACATCACAAACATCACTGTTACATCCCAGAAGAAGACCGCCCGAGTGGCCGCAGGAAGGCACCCAGCCCCATACAAAACGATGAAGAGGGTCGTAGGCTGCCAGATCTCTATAAGTAAAATCGGCTTTAATCGTTTCTTGAAGCGCAACGACGTCAATACGCTCTCGGGCAATGTACTCTTGAGTTGGGTTTGGCGACCTGAATGGCCGCAGCCCCGAATGTTCCAGAAAAGGTAACACATCAGATAATTCGATTGCGAAGGCGCACCCCTCTGGATGTCACCGGTTTTGCCACACGTTTTTTAGCCGGGGCACGGCTCGTCGAGGGGGTAGCCTCAACCTCCCTGGTTTCAGCGGCCCCACCCGACACCACAACAGACCCAACAGGGTCAGGCACTGCCAGAGCCGTGGCAAAGGCCTCCCTGGCCTTTGCCAACGCGGCTGCCTCGGCCAGAGCCGCTTGGGCATCTTCGCGAGCGCGAATCAGCGAAACTAGCTCACCGCTCTCCGCACCTACTTTAAAACCGCTATCGTCTAGGATCgagacaagttcagggtctgtaaagGCATTCAGAATCTTAAAGGAGGGGGGGGGGATTACCTGAAGTTTTGAGGTTCTTCTCCGCTAGGCGCAGCTGCGCGCTCTCCATGGAAGACAGCTCGCCCAGCTGTGCCTTGGCCCGGGCACTAGGAGCGCGCTGGGACACTGGGGATGCACGAGAGCGCCGAGCCTTAGCCGACTTGCCCGTAGAACCCAGAGCAGCCTGCAGGTCCACGCACACCGACGCATTAGGCGAAGGAAGGGAAAGCATGGCGAGGTTGGCCGAAGGCTTGCGTCCAGCCGTCTTCTTGGGAGCACGCCTAGATCCCCCCGCGCTGCGATGAATTGACATCGGGGTTTGCATGGATGGTTCGTTGAGCACCACACCCGTGTCAGAGCCTAGCAGGCTGGGAGAGGCCGGGGCGCCCGAAAGCATAGAGCCAGCACCAGCCAACGCCTTAGGACCAACCTGGTTAAATGCCCCCATCAGCGCACGAGACGGTGTCGGACTGCTCCCAGCCGTGTTCGCAATCGCAAGCGCCCCGGCTCCGCGACTTCTTTGTCCTCATCGAGCGCGAGAGCTTTGAGGCCCAGCTTATCCCAAGTCTCTGTATCAATCGACGTATCCGGCATGCTGTCCTCATTCTCCTCTTCACGGCAGGCCATCTCCACATCCTGCTGGAGGTTGCCATTGGCGATGCTCGTCCCTTCTTGAGCTCCGGGAGCAGCCTGCGGCTGGCCTGCCGCACCCCCGGTCCCCGAACCAGGCTGGCCCGCGTGTTTGTCGCTAGGGCGGGGAGGAGCCTTGTCAGAACCTGGCGCCACTGGCCCCTTACCAGTGCGCTTCGGGAGTCTTTCCACCTCCACCTTGATGTCATAGCCCTCATGGTTGAACCATACTTGCACGAAGCCATTCATCTTGTTCGGGGCTTTGCAGCCAAACTTCATCCTCACCGGTCCCATCCGAATGAGAGAGAGAGCTCGTCCACCACAATGGGCCTGCCCAACATCTTCAGTCCTTCCATCAGGCGATCGACGCGGCGGTGCTTCTTAGGGATGCCATGGAGACAAAGCCACACCTTCGGCATGGAGAGGGGCACGCAGGTCTCCTGGATAGTATCACGCACCCGCACCGTAATGTCATTGATGGAGAGAAACAGTTTACCACTAGATTTGACCATGTGCAGCAGATCCGCGGAGGGAAAAGTAactgcataatcatcatcacccACTTGAGAAATATGCCAGTCCCAATCCCCCGCCACCATGTGCTTCAGCTCCTACTTGAGCACGCGCAGCGAGAGCCTCCCTGGCTCCGCCGACAAGATAGCACCATTGGCAGCCTGGAGATTATtgccctccacctcctcttcttcctcaaACTCCAAGCAGAAAAAACCTTCGCCCGGGATAGCACTGCCCATGATCTGGAGGTGAAGATGCTTGCCCCGCGACGGGCAGAAGGCCGAGGTGTGTCCTTCCTGCTTACAGATCACGCAGAGGGGAGGGAAGGTGCACTTGGCCTGGAAATGCCCGGTCCTGCCGCACTTGAAGCATTCGCCCCCCTCTTCTTCGACCGGGATGGGCGCGGCCGCCGACCCCCGCGGCGCGTCCGGCAGCACTACCGCCAGCGGAACGGCCGACGCCCGCGGCTTCTTGGCCAACGGATCCCCATGGCCCCCACCACAGAGTGGGTGCTCCTGAGGCTTGCGCTCCAGCTCGCGCCGCCGCGACCCATGCTTGCGCTTCTTCTTCCGCTCCTGCTGACCCCACCAAGGGGGAGGAGGACCCCAATCCCCCTCGCGCCCGTGAGATCCAGAGCCATAGCTTTGGCCATGGCTACCCCGTAGCCCTGACCGAATCCACCACCTTGTCCTTGATCGAAACCACCGCCACCATCTTCACGCCCCGCCGTCCTGGCCCGCTGGCCACGCTTCGCCTGCTCCCGCAGCGCCTTCTCACGCCTCCGCTCCTCGTCGGGGATCAGAGGATCCATCGGCCTCTTCTCCGCACGCCTGTCTCCCATGGCTGCCACCGCAACAAAGGAGCGGGTGAGGGGTGGAGGAGGAAGGGGGGAGAGAGATCTGGCAAACTGCCTAAAGCGCCACACCTCATTGGGACGAGCTGGAAACCCTAGCGAGGGGTCGCGCACGCCCCTGCGCAGCCATATATAGCGACGCGACCCGGGCTCACGGGCTCCATCCTGGACAGGCCGAGAGGCACATGGCCCAGCTGAGCCAGGCCCAGCAGCTGCAGCGCCCACTTGACCCCCCACAGCCCCATAGGAATCCACCCCAGAAGGCGGTTGGGCCCCAAGACAGCCCGAGGCCGGCCCAGGCCCAACAGGCGAAAGCAGGCCCAAGGCTGGCACCCCGCCCGGCAGCAGCAACCCTAGCGCGTTGGCTGTCtccgccacccgcgccgccgccgccgtcaacAACGCCAGAGCTGGCACGAGAGGGAGTGAAGGCCACTCCTCGGCCGACACCGAGGCCGCCACAGGGCCAGGGGACGACGAGGAAGCGCGGGCACGGCTCCGAGGGCGCCGGAGGTCTCCAGCACCGCACCGCCGTAGCCCGAGAGCCAGCCACTGCCACCCGGAGCAAAACGACAGTGACGGTCACCCCGACCGGCGCTGGCCTCCACCGCCACCTGCACGAAGTCGCCGAGGGTTGCGCCCGCCGGCGGGGGTGCCAGTCGCGGCGGAGAGGACCCATCCTCCTTGTCGGACTCGTCCGCCGCCAGGGCCCAGAAGCGGCCACCGCATGCCCCCCGCCCCGACTCCGATGAGCACACCTGAGTAGGGCGCGCCGGGGCGCCGCTCGGGCCCCGCCGCACCTGCACCCACGCATCAGCCGCGACGAGATCACCGGGGAAAATGGAGGCGCCGCCGGCGTCGCCCTGGTCCGCCCCCAACGGCTCGCCCGAAACAGAACCCATCACTTCCCAGTCCCACACGAATAGGTCGTTCcttcatctccatgcttgatcaTGCCCCAATGTTCATCCCTCTTGTCCATGCTAGGCCCTTCATTCCTAAGCAATACAAaagtatccaatttaggcagcgtCATGTTCTCATGAACATTGGAAACATTAcaaagaaacgaaagtacctgataattttaTTAGTGTGTGAGCTCTAGTAACTGATCCATTTATGTGTAGCAGTAGGGGATATGGGTGGAGTGTTAGGGATGTCCttatcatcctccccttcttaaAAGTGAAGTTGTCCTCGATGGAAGCTCATCTCCCTCttccaaataaggcttcaaatctgtaATGTTATATGTGTAACTAACCGTAAAATCTGCAGACCATCAACATGTGCCATTAGCTTAGACTTGCgcaattaggaaatctatctttgcgtaaatgtaaccaaacaagatcttcAGGTGCAAAGACAACATGTTTTCTATCTTTATCTTTAGCAAGTTTGTATTTAGCATTTATttgctcaatgttttccttagttagcTCGTGTATTTTAAAGATAAATTCAACCCGTTGTTTTGCATCAAAATTAACCCTTCTTCGAAGATgaaagaggcaacaaatcaatgaGTGTACGAGGCTTAGTGGTAGAATGCATTGAACGATTATAAGcgaattcaatatgaggcaaacATTCTTTCTATATTTTTAAGCTATTATTTAAAACAATCCTAGGCATAGTAGACAAAGTTCTATTGACTatttcagtttgtccatcagtttgggagTCACATGTAGTACTAAAAAAACAGTTTAGTGATTTTAGTACCCAATTTAGCCCATAAATATCTTCAAAAGTGGCCAAGAAATTTAGCATCATGATCTAAAACAGTAGTATTTGATACACCATGCAAGTGGacaatttcacgaaagaacaaattgGCAACATTAGCATTGTGTCTTTTTGAAAATTTACTGACGACAACAAATATGGTagccctccccttctttgtttgaggtaaacctaaaacaaagtccatggATATGTCCTCCCATGAAACACTAGGTACAgtcaaaggcatatataaaccatgaggattgagtcgtgacttagctttttgacatgcagtgtagcgagcaacaaaacgcttaacatctcatctcatctttggtcaaaagaaatgtgtagcaagtacgtcctttgtcttcttcatgccaaactgtcccattaatcctccacGTGTCTCCTGCAaaaacaaaagacgaacgg belongs to Triticum urartu cultivar G1812 chromosome 7, Tu2.1, whole genome shotgun sequence and includes:
- the LOC125525874 gene encoding LOW QUALITY PROTEIN: uncharacterized protein LOC125525874 (The sequence of the model RefSeq protein was modified relative to this genomic sequence to represent the inferred CDS: substituted 2 bases at 2 genomic stop codons), with protein sequence MPPSAHETVSDCSQPCSQSQAPRLRDFFVLIERESFEAQLIPSLCINRRIRHAVLILLFTAGHLHILLEVAIGDARPFLSSGSSLRLACRTPGPRTRLARVFVARAGRSLVRTWRHWPLTSALRESFHLHLDVIALMVEPYLHEAIHLVRGFAAKLHPHRSHPNERESSSTTMGLPNIFSPSIRRSTRRCFLGMPWRQSHTFGMERGTQVSWIVSRTRTVMSLMERNSLPLDLTMCSRSAEGKVTAXSSSPTXEICQSQSPATMCFSSYLSTRSESLPGSADKIAPLAAWRLLPSTSSSSSNSKQKKPSPGIALPMIWR